The genomic interval CGGTTTGTCCAAGATGACTTTCACTGCTCAGAGGTGTGCAACGTCCGTTTCCCATTTCCTGAGTGCTGCTCTTAATATGCCCACAGCATCCAACTACGACAACCAAGGAGAGAACCAATACAAATGGAACTTGCATTTCTCGGTCCTTTCCAATTTCTGATGGCTCAGGCTCATCATCACTCTCAGAACTGCTGTCTTGGAAACGTGGATCCTCTTGCCACGTGACTTTTACCGGTTTTATTGGTCCCAGTATGTAAGGCTCTGCAATATAAcagcaccaaaaaagaaaaaaaagccaaaaccaggtTATTCCTCTACTTGCCAGGAAAAGTCCTTCCTTTCAAGTGAAATACTTACACTGGAGAAGGCAGATTTAGGAAGGACAGAATCTTCTCCCCTCAGATTTTCTGAGCTAAATCTCTGCTCCAGTATTTTCCCCTTTGTTCTAGGCATCTCCCACGTATTCCTAAACCTTGATCGCTGCATTCAGAAGACACTAACTACCTTCTGAATTCAGCAGAAGTGTGGGGGGCTTGTTGCTTTGTGCTGTTGCACACAAAGcaccttgggttttttaatcttttgggTAACTTTgcacagtttcttttctttcctacaaGACTGTGACTTGATTTAATATTGTTTCATCTTCATTTCATAAGGCCTCATTTTATCTGAGGTTAGGACATGCCAATGATGATGTGTCATTCAGCTTCCATTCTCTAAAGGTCCAAGAATAGAATTCAGTaactaataaaatattcttgaatCTTGGGGTCAGCTCCAGGATTTTGCTCTTCACTCTACAttaacacacattttctttgcaatcTGGTTGGGTTCTATGAAACTTGCCAGGACTGGTGTGTcacctttttccctgtttgagaAATTTAGGGGATGACAACAAGCTTTTTCACCACTCTGCAAAGACCCCACTGCCTTCTCTCTCAAAGCCCGCCTTTCAGAACTCTGAGATGCAAGCACGAGTTACCTCTCCTTAATCTACCGCAAGCCTGGCAAGTAGAAATGAAGATCAGAATGCTTCTGCCTAATTACTGGCTTCTGCCGCTGAAAATCCCCTGGATCCAGACCCTCTTTACACCGTATTGCTCTGCAGTGCCTGCCTTAAGCTCTTCCTAGGAATGGCACCGTTAGAAGGGTTCTGCTGTTACCTTCTTTCATGCCCGACTCCTGTGTGTCTCCgaagaaggaaaagtgaaagcacTCAACTCCTGAGCTACGTCGTTCGCAGGCAAAGGTCCCAGATGGTCAGCTGGGACAGAGTCCTGCGCATCCTCTTTGTCCCAAGGGTATGTCCTcagtgttttctggtttgttctttGAAGGTCCAAACAAGTCTTttaaatcagcagcaatgtcGTAATAGATTTCTTCAGACACTTGAGGCAGTGTCtcactctcttctttcttcttccttttggctTTCCTGAAATCAGATTGTTCAAGGATAGCAACACAGCACATGTCCTTTCCAAAGACAGCTTCCCTAAGAGCCACCTTGCTCTTCTGTCTCCCTAAACGTATCCAAGCCCATTAAGGAGTGGTTCACTATCAAGGGGAAGCAGTGGGGAAACATCTGAGGTTTGAGTCTAAAGGCAGGAGCAAGTGTCCTTTTTAATTAGCCACCCCCTTAAGTGACTTTTCACTTAATAGGTGGTAACATAGAAATCAGGTATTTAGCACAGATTCCTGCCAATAGCAATGTCAAGAGTTAATACACTTTTCTCAGAGACCTGCAAATCTCAAGGTCCCTGTATTGAGCTTCCTCACCTTCACTTACGGCAGAGAGCAGACGGactagaaagaaaagatgacactACATGCTGCTTTTCGAGGCCTGAgttgaggcccgacgtcgctggcgggagCGGTTGCTCCTGGTGGATGTCTCCGACAATGTCACCCTACGCCTGGgcgtctcagcccttggtgctgtcctGCGGCTGctgtcacggcgactcctcgaccgcaccggtggatttgaggcccgacgtcgctggcgggtgcggctgcgtctgggggatgtctccgatggtgtccttctgtgcctgggcctctcagcccttggtgctgtgctctggctcctgtcacggcgactcctcgaccgggcaggtggatttgaggcccgacgtcgctggcgggagCGGTTGCTCCTGGTGGATGTCCCTGATGCTGTCTCCCTTGGCCTGGgcgtctcagcccttggtgctgtcctgcggctcctgtcacggcgactcctcgaccgcaccggtggatttgaggcccgacgtcgctggcgggtgcggctgcgtctgggggatgtctccgatggtgtccttctgtgcctgggcctctcagcccttggtgctgtgctctggctcctgtcacggcgactcctcgaccggacaggtggatttgaggcccgacgtcgctggcgggagcggctgcgtctgggggatgtctccgatggtgtccttctgtgcctgggcgtctcagcccttggtgctgtgctctggctcctgtcacggcgactcctcgatcggacaggtggatttgaggcccaGCTTTGCCGGCGAGAGCGATTTCGCCTGCGGTCAGACCCAGAGCTTCTGGAATGGCTGGTGTCTGATGACCTTGATGTCACCTCACTCTccatgcaggggctgctgctctccagcgaGGAAGATTGCAGCAGCTGCCCCATTGGTGCATGTTGGACGCTGCTGCGTTTGCTGGTCTCTGGAGATGGAGACAGGGGAGGCACACCCGATGGTGCCAGGATGCCAGAGTTGGGGCTGATGGCCTCGGATTGTGCAGAGCCATGGGAAGGCTCCAATCCATGGGAAGGTTCCAATCCTGACtgtccagccaggctggggacattGAGCTCCAGTTCATCCCTGGGGGCATAGAGCTCCGGCTCATCCCTGGGGGCTGTAAGGGGAAGAAGGAATGAGAGGGGCCCAGCAggcctgggccaggccaggccagtgcggtgcccccagccctccaggagcggacaggctctgccaagcccagccttggcactgaccccagcccagggccacgCAGCTGCGTTGCCTCATACCTGTGCCCAGATCAGCACAGCTGTCGCACTCCCAGCTGGGTGTGTCGTTTCTGAGGCCAGAGCAGCGCCTGTGGGtgccctcagcagcacaggaggagcaCAGGAGCAGTTCCCAGGGCCTGGGAAAACAAATGGTTTCATGGCACTGAGGACAAAGCGTCCACAGCTCGGGATTGTCCGGctgagctcttcttctggctccTTCTGCTTCGAGCCCTTGCCAAGACACAggttccctgcagagccctggggtgcAGCTGCCCAACTTacccctcttcctctgcctcctccctgcctcctggataaAGGCACTTCCTGGCATTGCACTGGCTGTGCCTGTCTCCTAATTCTGCAAAGGCATCGTTGTCCTCCCATGTTGGCTCTCTGATGAGGAAAGGAGAAGCCGATGAGCTCGTGCTGCTCCACCATCCTGGAGGtacaggctgtccctgctcttcctccagtgCTTTTCCAAGTCTTGCGTGAAGCTGAAGCCCAAACTCACgggacagggcagggccaggactgcgggggcaggccctggcacagcagctgccccctcctgtgttGTGAGCCAGGCAGAAGGACACCGACCTGAAGGGGATTCGGATCCCCATGATGAACATTTGGACAAGAAACTCATCATCGTCTCTGCAGAGGGGGCACTGGAAGTACAATGCACCAGCGCGCAaggcctgtccctgcagggcaaacagcagcagtgtgagcaaggccctggtgctgctgagcacctgctgtgccccggggctgcgggaatgGCTCCTACCTGGATGCAGTCCCTGTGGAACCAGGCCCTTTTGCACGCTGGGCACACCAGTGTTGTGTagctctttctctcctccacAGGCTCCATGCAGATGGGGCATTCGGTGCCCGGCTCCGGAATCACCGTCGCATCCTGTTCTGGGGAGTGCTCAGGGCAGTAGGacctgggggaaaagggatgggcaAAGTGAGACGTGCTGGGTCCTTCTGCAGGGGTGGCCAGAACGGGAGAGGACGTACCTGTATGGGGTTATGTAGTTAGTCACACAGTGACCCtccttggcacagggcaggtggAACCATCTGTCGCAGTCTTCGTGACAGCACATGATGGTGGCCCCAGTCTCCCCACAGacgcagcagtgctggaaagagCCAAGCAGCCCCATCAGAGGCAGCCTCGGgcctccccaggcagccccacGGCTCCGGGCAGGGCGCAGGACTGTGGCCGCTGCTGGGTCTCAGCCCACAGACCCGCCTGGAGGAAGAggctcctgtgccagagcctctgtggagctgctgggagccagacTTTTGTCCCACAGCTGGTGGGAAGGGCCGGCCTTTCTTTTGTGGGGTCTGGGCTAAGCCCTGGCAAACCTCGCCTGGCACAAGCCTCCCTGCTCTTGTCAGGCTCTCACCTGCTGAGCCGCCCGGCTGACTGCAAGTTGGATATCGCGAGGGCGAAACCCCTTGAGTCCAATCCGATCACTGTCTTGTTGAAAAATGAGGCTGGCGAAATTctgtggcaaaggcagggagctgATGAGGAGAgagtggcaggggctgcccactgcagtgctggagagaggctcagCGCAGCTCACCAGGCAGAAGACGTGGGCACAGAGCCCGTGCTTCTCCCATTTGTCGCCGCAGATGTCTGGGTCAGCCTCTGCGCGGCGgcacagcaggcatgctgcaggggacagagccaatggcaccgggcacctctgcggggctcttagcccgcagcatcggccccaagggctgctctggccctgcctgcctggctgatgggcaggcctggaggccttggggagcaggggacagcgcgggcacgggtgtccccacagctgccccctggcccggctgggccccccttggggaggaaggaggctcccagccccagcatggctgggcagctcctgcctccccctgcctccgctccgggccccacgctggctgccccgacagcccctgtgccagcctgcgggagggctgctttgccctcacctggctctctggcatcaggggcctcctgcttcccttctgcCATGGCTCTTGTCAGCAGTGAGTCCCTGTGCAGAAACACCGCggtcttctccaggggctcgTCCTCTCCTTttgtgggagaaagaagagtgtgGGGAGTTTGTAGAacaggcccagagccacgagggcactactccctggtgagccctgcGTGAGCCCTGCTCCAGTCCGCCTTCTCCTCCTGTCACAGCGtcgaggaacactgctgtctccCGTGGATGTTCCTCTGCTGCGTCTGGGAAGGAAGAggcaggtgagcctgcagcacaggcccagagccccgaggtgtggggcccctctggcccctgggcagccctgtccctgtcctaccTTCCCCTCCCGTTGTCAGGTCGCACTGACACACGCTGGCCTGAGCTCAGCGTTCCCTCTTGTGGCCTTGGTCGCACGGGTCACAATGGCCACTCTGACATCAGCAAcgtgcacccaaaatgggggcagcgatggcctcagtcccacgccacccatttgaggctgcccccttgggaaccgaggttctgagatgggtccgagcctttggtcagagcccaaccagggcaggggctcctgcagcaagtgcagggtcagatgccaggccctggggcagccatcgagggtggcactgttggcagaaaggggctgttcaggcagtgccactccagggctcctgcccctggcagtCGGCTGCCCAGAGAGCTTGTGGGCTCTCTTGCACTGGACAGATTCAAAAGCTGCCCCAGGTGGAGCGACGTTTTCCCTGACACCTGTCTGGAGAAATCCCAGAGGAACCTGATTTGATGCTCTTGCTGATCAGTGTTGGGAACAGGAGATAAAACTGGAGACCACCACACGTGGCTCCCAACCTCAATTATCCTGTCACCCTATGAACTAACAACTTTGACATTTAGTATTAAATGGAAAAGTTAGTGTTAAGCTCCTGAGAAACGTCAGCTTTTACACTGACTCTgatggaaacccagagaattcagtgggagttttctgcGTGCAGCTGACTGGAGAGCTTGAACCAGTCCTCGACTCAGAAGTCAAATGCAGgaggatgcttttcccacatgaaaggcacttttgccagtttggtccaTGCCTTCCTactagcaaataaataaattgaaaaaaacagctAGAAGAGAAGCACAAACCGTTCTTTTGGCCTTTTCTCATTCATGTCTTTGCAGGCATGCTCCTGGAAAATCCCGATCAATGGCTTCTAGAACAATCAGCGGGACCCCTGGAAAGCAAGGGGTGACGagcagggacaccctgcacctgcctgatgtagatacaaaaatgctgctagcgaggattttcttgttattttctaagtccgtgagagacttttctctctcacagaagaggtagcagggaatgtaaacaaccaagccacctgcaaccttgaaaagtcttgtttatggtatagtagaaaaatattttgacaatggatgttttaggattttagccaatcacccccaaggggtggctggccctttgtccaattagtctatgaagaaaaaagtctataaaagagtttgtaaaataattaaataaatcaatcttgctgcacaactcctgcctgctggatcttctcctcctcctcctccctatggctgcgggacacggtgctataccgtaggaaccaggcctgcggtaatatttggtgctgcccgacgtgatctgcactctctgacgtgtcctgctgctgcgagccgagccgaattcctctagaggtacgctgttctcCTTTgtcccccgggaccgggaggtccgacagaactgagaaatggcaaacagcggctcacaaaccgaagctgcgatgctggtctggaaaggtgtgtttagcatattgcgcacctccattcctgaaaactcagttcgggaattattagactgggctactttaaaagggatttccatggacagagatactgccctggactttgccttatggcaggaactcggatgcgctgtccgacaggagctcccgactggggactcagcagcgttagaattatacaaaacctggcattcattatttatcctgctgacagaccttgactgtgatagcagggctggctcgcctatctcggtgatgagtgacggaggaatgtccgaggggggccccgttgactgggtttccggggaaaatgataatggattcagaaaaccccccccggctccacaggcagagcttgcgccggctcaccctgcacaatcgcaggactccacagcccccagggaccccgcgccgccagaggcggtggggtcaaggcagcaggagggcgcacagcctgccttgccgttcggctgggcagcggccacggcttatccagggcctcagatcagcggcttagccacttggatgcccagagaggctcctagctcggttccgtatggacctggatctaacttcttagccggcgtagcgccgggcgtgcctgccccgggactccctgggtgtggtccgctgccctccctggcgctggactgttctgcgcagtcgcagaaccgagccatcgaccttttaatgcagcatttgccttttctgatggagctgccaaacctatcccgaaggatggaggagctcctcaccctgctagatcggcgaatgcccgaaccagcgccgcccgcgccccccccccgccatctgcgggagacgcggctccgagccgagaaacggcgcggccggcggcgaacccagaagcggcgcagccgcgggaaaacccggcagcggctgcggagacgcggccagagacggcggctgcggagcagcgggcagggggggaagcgcccagagcgacccccgagaACGGGCCGGTGGCGGCAGCGCCGagcgcggctggggagcgcgaaacagcagcggcagcggcgaccgcgccgaacgcagctgctgtgccagaggcggcggcgccgagagcagctgtagccTCAGAGACAGCGGCAgcggttccagtaccagttcggtcggggctggccgagacggcctcccgtatagaaactggtgcaaaaactgccgcgcagccagctgcagtctgtcctgtctgttctgcctctagcgaacttagccaaagtgcccctccacgtaaatttctgttcactcccagcaccccaaagttgcctttgcctgatgattcctcgtcaggcagtgaggcagatgaggtgctggccccaggtcgtcaggcggctgtagccgcgcggcgaagaaaaaggctgcgccggtctcgcccctggacctttcaggactgcacagtaacagtgcgtccgacgcattataatcgcttcttagagtcccttaagatgcgagcattggaggagggtgactggaggtcattaaaaatccttggaatgccatatagatctgaggattctgggggtaaccggggagctgttacgctccatccacaggcggtgccagaagttcaggatggtagtgcttcccctaaaggggagatccaagctttcccagtgtataaggctctcccagattcaggggagcatgacaagcatgaggtaattgcctggaaagttgcccaggacctccaatccaaggtggcacaatatgggctaggttctgctgaggttatgcagataataagggtgataaatacagatttgctttctccatttgatatcagacacttaggtcaaattctatttcaacctgtacaatttacagtttttgagaaaacctggagaaagctggccggcaagactgcattagcaaatatgcagctccctgctgctgatcctagacagacagcaggagtggatgctttgatggggactggtcccttctctgatcccagtctacagggtaatttgccctctagcatcctgcagcaagctcaacaggtcggcatggctgccctgttgaaaaccatagagttgtctgcgcccagaaagcgatacactgaaatagttcaaggcaaatcagagtcattcctctcttttgtagagaaagtcgctgcttctcttgagaagcaggttgaggatgacgggttaagacagatgttgttaaggcagttagtgagagataacgcaaacgaggagtgcagaaaaatcatagatgccttaccaggggaccctgaggtaacagacatggtcgaggcctgtgctaaggtgggatctgggaaccagaaaaggtctgccttggctgcgttcctgcagcctgttcacgcatcttctggtcgtgaaccaaagccaccaaaacaggtgaagaaacggaagcggcctaagccgagccaaaaagagaacacaccgatcccccagtgcaagaggtgtggcaggccaggccattgtacgggctactgtagatcccggactcatgccgatggtcggcctttgtcgggaaacttc from Aphelocoma coerulescens isolate FSJ_1873_10779 chromosome 12, UR_Acoe_1.0, whole genome shotgun sequence carries:
- the LOC138117749 gene encoding G2/M phase-specific E3 ubiquitin-protein ligase-like, whose translation is MAEGKQEAPDAREPACLLCRRAEADPDICGDKWEKHGLCAHVFCLNFASLIFQQDSDRIGLKGFRPRDIQLAVSRAAQQHCCVCGETGATIMCCHEDCDRWFHLPCAKEGHCVTNYITPYRSYCPEHSPEQDATVIPEPGTECPICMEPVEERKSYTTLVCPACKRAWFHRDCIQGQALRAGALYFQCPLCRDDDEFLVQMFIMGIRIPFRSPTWEDNDAFAELGDRHSQCNARKCLYPGGREEAEEEGPWELLLCSSCAAEGTHRRCSGLRNDTPSWECDSCADLGTAPRDEPELYAPRDELELNVPSLAGQSGLEPSHGLEPSHGSAQSEAISPNSGILAPSGVPPLSPSPETSKRSSVQHAPMGQLLQSSSLESSSPCMESEVTSRSSDTSHSRSSGSDRRRNRSRRQSWASNPPVRSRSRRDRSQSTAPRAETPRHRRTPSETSPRRSRSRQRRRASNPPVRSRSRRDRSQSTAPRAERPRHRRTPSETSPRRSRTRQRRRASNPPVRSRSRRDRSRRTAPRAETPRPRETASGTSTRSNRSRQRRRASNPPARSRSRRRQKSKVALREAVFGKDMCCVAILEQSDFRKAKRKKKEESETLPQVSEEIYYDIAADLKDLFGPSKNKPENTEDIPLGQRGCAGLCPS